From Riemerella anatipestifer ATCC 11845 = DSM 15868, a single genomic window includes:
- a CDS encoding IS1595-like element ISRan1 family transposase codes for MNRSKISDYKIKKIIKCFCSDIDATKTAEILEFNRNTINRYFRIFREVIFEKQQADLSLFFGEVELDEAYFGARRLRGINMPQKLGRGIWKQPVFGVFEREGRVYTELIPNAKSETLRKVIRGKVSLESILFTDGWRGYSGLLDMGYEKHFRIDKSKNFSTQNGVHINGIESFWSFTKRRLAKFNGIKSTFILHLKECEWRWRKETKEMEKELWKLIKKYG; via the coding sequence ATGAATAGGAGTAAAATCAGCGATTATAAAATAAAAAAAATAATCAAGTGTTTTTGTAGCGATATTGACGCAACGAAAACGGCGGAAATTTTAGAGTTCAACAGAAACACCATTAACCGATATTTTAGGATTTTTCGGGAAGTGATTTTTGAAAAACAACAAGCAGATTTGAGTTTGTTTTTTGGAGAAGTTGAATTAGATGAAGCCTATTTTGGAGCAAGGAGATTACGAGGGATTAATATGCCACAAAAACTAGGAAGAGGAATTTGGAAACAACCTGTTTTTGGAGTTTTTGAAAGAGAAGGCAGGGTTTATACCGAACTGATTCCAAATGCAAAAAGTGAAACATTAAGAAAAGTTATTCGAGGAAAAGTTTCATTAGAAAGTATTTTGTTTACAGATGGTTGGCGAGGTTATAGTGGACTTTTAGATATGGGATACGAGAAGCATTTCAGGATTGACAAGAGTAAAAATTTCTCAACTCAGAATGGTGTTCACATTAATGGAATAGAAAGTTTTTGGAGTTTCACCAAGCGAAGATTAGCTAAGTTTAATGGGATAAAATCTACCTTTATATTACACTTAAAGGAATGCGAGTGGCGATGGAGAAAGGAAACTAAAGAAATGGAAAAAGAGTTATGGAAATTGATAAAAAAATATGGATAA
- a CDS encoding outer membrane beta-barrel protein: MKKLFLVGALALFGAMNAQTEKGSWVVEGKTNLGFNSVSTKVKYDGKSYDDGKVSTFNISPSVGYFVMDNLALGLELNFLSAKSGDETNSTFSLLPNATYYFSTGSQFRPYLGAGVGYASTTSKYNNLSATVDGLAWGVKGGGVYMLNKTAGINIGLGYNQFSTTNNNATTTVGTFGVNAGFSLFFK, from the coding sequence ATGAAAAAACTATTTTTAGTAGGTGCTTTAGCACTTTTCGGAGCAATGAATGCTCAAACAGAAAAAGGGTCTTGGGTTGTAGAAGGTAAAACCAATTTAGGATTTAACAGCGTGTCAACTAAGGTAAAATATGATGGAAAGTCTTATGATGATGGTAAAGTTTCCACTTTTAACATTAGTCCTAGTGTTGGATATTTTGTTATGGACAATTTAGCTTTAGGATTGGAATTAAACTTCTTATCTGCTAAAAGTGGAGATGAAACTAATAGTACTTTCTCTCTTTTACCTAACGCTACTTATTATTTTTCTACAGGATCTCAATTTAGACCATACTTAGGAGCTGGAGTTGGTTATGCTAGTACAACTTCTAAATACAATAATCTTTCAGCTACTGTTGACGGTTTAGCTTGGGGGGTTAAAGGTGGTGGAGTTTACATGTTAAATAAAACTGCGGGTATAAACATAGGTTTAGGTTACAACCAATTTAGTACAACTAACAATAATGCAACTACGACTGTTGGTACATTTGGTGTTAATGCAGGTTTCTCATTATTCTTTAAATAA
- a CDS encoding deoxynucleoside kinase: MHIAVTGNIGAGKTTLTKMLAKHYGWEAQFEDVDDNPYLDDFYHDMSKWSFALQIYFLGSRFRQVKEIRESGKNIIQDRTIYEDAHIFAENLNEMQLLSDRDYKNYTSLFELMKTFVSAPDLLIYLRASVPKLVGQIAKRGRDYEAEISIDYLSKLNNKYESWIQNYKEGKLLIIEVDDLDFVERPEDFGSILERIDGQLNGLF, encoded by the coding sequence ATGCATATAGCAGTAACAGGAAATATAGGAGCAGGTAAAACCACACTTACCAAGATGTTAGCAAAACATTACGGCTGGGAGGCTCAGTTTGAAGATGTAGATGATAACCCTTATTTAGACGACTTTTATCACGATATGTCTAAATGGTCTTTTGCCTTACAAATATATTTTCTAGGGAGTAGATTTCGTCAAGTTAAAGAGATTAGAGAGAGTGGTAAAAACATTATTCAAGATAGAACCATCTACGAAGACGCTCATATTTTTGCAGAAAACCTAAACGAAATGCAGCTCTTAAGTGATAGAGATTATAAAAACTACACATCGCTTTTTGAGTTGATGAAAACTTTTGTTTCCGCTCCAGATTTACTGATTTATCTAAGAGCCTCTGTACCCAAATTGGTGGGACAAATTGCCAAAAGAGGTAGAGATTATGAAGCAGAAATAAGTATAGACTACCTTTCTAAACTCAATAATAAATATGAAAGTTGGATACAAAACTATAAAGAAGGTAAGCTTTTAATTATAGAGGTTGATGATTTAGACTTCGTAGAAAGACCAGAAGATTTTGGTTCTATATTAGAAAGGATAGACGGTCAGCTTAATGGTTTATTCTAA
- a CDS encoding glycosyltransferase family 87 protein, with product MSVKTKLLKWFYNPKVIFGVYSLAAIFSALSKYFHGKEAYNNYLLFKYVFFHTVDKKNLYAQYPELYFDSNHYGIFFSTIIMPFALMPDAIGMVLWNLANVWLLMYAFAKLPISTNKKTLLAWLCLQEYITAAVSFQFNVGLTALLMLSAIYVDNKKEIHASVAILTGFFVKIYGIAGLAFFPFISNKKKFIFSSLGIFVLFLILPMLLSDMHFGLQSYLDWYQSLSGKNLSNQVLGNRQDFSLMGIVRRVLGDPNISNLVFLVPGIILFALPYIRFSQYKATAFRLMILASTLLFIVLFSSGSESPTYIIAVAGVMIWFVIQKNQTFTTMALMLFVMVLTCFSFSDLFPRSIKEDYVIKYSLKALPCCLVWFRILYELLVKDFEKDYSLT from the coding sequence ATGTCTGTAAAAACAAAATTGCTAAAATGGTTCTATAATCCAAAAGTAATTTTTGGGGTTTATTCCTTGGCGGCTATTTTTTCTGCACTTAGTAAATATTTTCATGGGAAAGAGGCTTATAATAATTATTTGTTATTCAAATATGTATTCTTCCATACAGTAGATAAGAAGAATTTATATGCACAATATCCTGAACTTTACTTTGATAGCAATCATTACGGAATATTTTTTAGTACGATAATAATGCCCTTCGCATTGATGCCAGATGCAATAGGAATGGTTTTATGGAATTTAGCAAATGTATGGCTGCTGATGTACGCATTCGCTAAGCTACCCATATCTACTAATAAAAAAACATTGTTAGCATGGTTGTGTTTACAGGAATATATTACAGCAGCAGTAAGTTTTCAATTTAATGTTGGGCTTACTGCCTTGCTTATGCTATCTGCCATTTATGTTGATAACAAAAAGGAAATACATGCATCTGTAGCTATTTTGACTGGCTTTTTCGTGAAAATTTATGGGATTGCAGGGTTAGCATTTTTCCCCTTTATATCTAATAAAAAGAAGTTTATTTTTTCCTCTTTAGGAATTTTTGTTCTCTTTTTAATTCTGCCTATGCTCCTATCTGATATGCATTTTGGACTTCAGTCTTACCTAGATTGGTATCAGTCTTTAAGTGGAAAAAATCTATCTAATCAGGTTTTAGGAAATAGACAAGATTTTTCTTTAATGGGAATTGTAAGGCGAGTTCTTGGAGACCCTAATATATCAAACTTAGTATTTTTGGTACCTGGAATTATTCTCTTTGCATTGCCGTATATTAGATTTTCACAATATAAAGCCACGGCTTTCAGACTAATGATATTAGCTTCTACACTTTTGTTTATAGTTTTATTTAGTTCAGGTTCAGAATCACCTACTTATATTATTGCGGTTGCTGGAGTTATGATATGGTTTGTAATACAAAAAAATCAAACCTTTACCACAATGGCTCTTATGCTTTTCGTAATGGTACTGACTTGTTTTAGCTTTTCAGATTTATTTCCGAGGTCTATAAAAGAAGATTATGTTATTAAGTATTCTCTAAAAGCATTGCCTTGTTGTTTAGTTTGGTTTAGAATACTTTATGAATTATTGGTAAAAGATTTTGAAAAAGATTACTCATTAACCTAG
- the purD gene encoding phosphoribosylamine--glycine ligase: MRILIVGNGGRESALAMKLKDDKRVTQMYFAKGNATTQALGKTAHETDIKYLRDFAIKEKIDLTIVGPEAPLVDGLVDEFKKLDLKVFGPNQKAASLEGSKAFSKKFMQKHGVKTAVAKVFDAYEEAKEYLNNKNYPLVIKASGLAGGKGVVICEDYDEALATLDDFMIRRIYGDAGIRVIIEEYLRGFEASIIAFSNGKELFPCIPVKDYKKVGNGDKGANTGGMGSVAPSPEFTEAHMEDFKKNILTPTIQGLKADELEFKGFIFFGLMVTADGCYCLEYNMRLGDPETQVIMPLLENNLIDVIEDCLAGKEVELKFKDEKAVCLVMCSGGYPRNIETGYEITGLDKVAHSQVLFAGATRQGERVITNGGRVVNFVATAPTYEEARKKVYADAHTVNFDYAFYRDDIAKF, translated from the coding sequence ATGAGAATACTAATCGTTGGAAATGGAGGTAGAGAATCTGCTCTAGCTATGAAACTCAAAGATGATAAAAGAGTTACCCAAATGTATTTTGCTAAAGGCAATGCCACTACACAAGCCTTAGGTAAGACAGCACACGAAACTGATATTAAATACCTAAGAGATTTTGCTATCAAAGAAAAAATAGATTTAACCATTGTAGGTCCAGAAGCTCCACTGGTAGACGGTTTAGTAGACGAATTTAAAAAGTTGGATTTAAAAGTTTTTGGTCCTAACCAAAAGGCAGCTAGCCTAGAAGGAAGTAAAGCATTTTCTAAGAAATTTATGCAGAAACATGGCGTTAAAACGGCTGTTGCAAAAGTTTTTGATGCTTACGAAGAAGCTAAAGAATATCTAAATAACAAAAACTATCCTTTAGTAATCAAGGCAAGTGGTTTGGCTGGAGGCAAAGGTGTAGTTATTTGTGAAGACTATGATGAAGCATTGGCTACCCTTGATGATTTTATGATTAGAAGAATCTACGGAGATGCAGGGATTAGAGTCATTATAGAGGAGTATTTAAGAGGATTTGAAGCTTCTATCATTGCTTTCTCTAATGGCAAAGAACTTTTCCCGTGTATACCAGTGAAAGACTATAAGAAGGTAGGCAACGGAGATAAAGGAGCAAATACAGGAGGAATGGGTAGTGTGGCTCCAAGCCCAGAGTTTACAGAGGCTCACATGGAAGACTTCAAGAAAAATATACTCACCCCAACTATTCAAGGGCTTAAAGCTGATGAACTTGAGTTTAAAGGATTTATCTTCTTTGGTCTGATGGTAACAGCTGATGGTTGCTACTGTTTAGAATACAATATGAGATTAGGTGACCCTGAAACACAGGTGATTATGCCATTATTGGAAAATAATCTTATTGATGTTATTGAAGATTGTTTAGCAGGTAAAGAAGTGGAGCTTAAATTCAAAGACGAAAAAGCCGTATGTTTGGTAATGTGTTCTGGAGGTTATCCTAGAAATATAGAAACAGGGTACGAAATAACAGGCTTAGATAAGGTAGCTCATAGCCAAGTCCTATTTGCAGGGGCTACTAGACAAGGGGAAAGAGTCATTACTAACGGAGGGCGAGTGGTTAATTTTGTAGCCACAGCTCCAACTTATGAGGAAGCACGAAAGAAAGTTTATGCTGATGCTCATACAGTAAATTTTGATTATGCTTTTTATCGTGATGATATTGCTAAATTTTAA
- a CDS encoding polysaccharide deacetylase family protein, which produces MVLLSFDIEEFDMPLEYQGDIPFEEQLKVSQEGLKNILGILRKHQIKATFFSTVVFAENSQGLIHQLLSEGHELASHTWYHSKFKDVDLKKSKEHLSSLFNTQVVGLRMPRMQPVKEEEVSKAGYLYNSSINPTFLPGRYNNLHISKTYFKEGNVWQIPASVSLLRVPLFWLSFHNFPIFIYQLLANYALKRDGYLNIYFHPWEFSNISKKSYKLPSYTTKNTGESMVRRFDNFVSWLKNKGETFVTYKEFLAEKTK; this is translated from the coding sequence ATGGTTCTACTCTCATTTGATATAGAAGAATTTGATATGCCCTTAGAATACCAAGGGGATATCCCTTTTGAGGAACAACTAAAAGTATCTCAAGAGGGACTAAAAAACATACTGGGAATATTAAGAAAACATCAAATAAAAGCGACTTTTTTTTCTACAGTAGTTTTTGCAGAAAATAGTCAGGGTTTAATTCATCAGTTACTATCAGAAGGACACGAACTTGCCTCACACACTTGGTATCATTCAAAATTCAAAGATGTAGATTTAAAAAAATCAAAAGAACATCTTAGTTCCTTATTTAACACACAAGTGGTGGGACTAAGAATGCCTAGAATGCAACCTGTTAAAGAGGAAGAGGTAAGTAAAGCAGGGTATTTATACAACTCTTCTATCAATCCTACCTTTTTGCCAGGAAGATATAACAATTTACATATTTCTAAAACATACTTTAAAGAGGGAAATGTTTGGCAAATACCAGCCTCTGTTTCTTTATTAAGAGTACCTTTGTTTTGGCTTAGTTTTCATAATTTCCCGATATTTATATACCAACTGCTGGCTAATTATGCGTTAAAAAGAGATGGTTATCTTAATATCTATTTCCATCCTTGGGAATTTTCTAATATTAGTAAAAAAAGTTACAAATTACCGTCCTATACTACCAAAAATACAGGTGAATCTATGGTAAGAAGATTTGATAATTTTGTATCTTGGTTAAAGAACAAGGGTGAAACATTTGTAACTTATAAAGAATTTTTAGCTGAAAAAACAAAATAA
- a CDS encoding C40 family peptidase — translation MRRFIGFVLFSVLLVSCGTSKKPTTTSKVSKVASKTLSSENSGVVTKEAKKIIKTAEKYLGVPYKYAGNTSSGFDCSGLVSKVFIENNKTLPRRSTDQALEGNSISVKEIKAGDLVFFATMGGAKVSHVGIVHTIETNGEIKFIHASTSKGVIISSLNETYWNKSFLFAKRIL, via the coding sequence ATGAGAAGATTTATTGGTTTTGTGCTATTTTCTGTGCTATTAGTTAGCTGTGGAACTTCTAAGAAACCCACAACTACAAGCAAAGTTAGTAAAGTTGCATCTAAGACATTATCTTCAGAAAACTCAGGAGTAGTAACTAAAGAGGCAAAAAAAATAATTAAAACAGCCGAAAAATATTTAGGTGTTCCTTATAAGTATGCAGGGAATACTTCATCTGGTTTTGATTGCTCTGGTCTAGTTTCTAAAGTTTTTATAGAGAATAATAAAACCCTTCCTAGGCGTTCAACTGATCAAGCATTAGAAGGTAATAGCATCTCTGTTAAAGAAATTAAAGCAGGGGATTTAGTTTTTTTCGCAACTATGGGAGGTGCTAAAGTCTCTCATGTGGGTATTGTTCATACCATAGAAACTAATGGGGAAATTAAATTTATCCACGCTTCTACTTCCAAAGGAGTTATTATTTCGTCTCTAAACGAAACTTACTGGAACAAATCTTTTTTATTTGCAAAAAGAATACTTTAA
- a CDS encoding glycosyltransferase, producing MKTISIVIPAHNEENNIGPICAEIKKVMEDVPDYDFEIIFVNDGSRDSTQRVLEEVSKEIKEVKYIEFSRNFGHQCAVKAGMDFAKGNAVVSMDADMQHPPRLIPKMIKKWEEGYDIVYTIRAYPKEISFFKKTTSKWFYNFLSKISDIDLTKGGGSDFRLMDASVIDIIRNVKEEDLFLRGWTNWVGFKQTGVSFVAAERLSGESSYNLKKMISFAFTGITSFSIKPLYLAAYLGFFFSILAVFIYIPYVVYAFWSDTEISGWASLIMTMVFFGGVQLIILGIMGIYLGKIFKQVKERPNYIIRTKNF from the coding sequence ATGAAAACTATTTCTATTGTCATACCAGCACATAATGAGGAGAATAACATTGGACCTATATGTGCAGAGATAAAAAAAGTGATGGAAGATGTACCTGATTATGACTTTGAAATTATCTTTGTAAATGATGGGAGTAGAGATAGCACTCAACGAGTTTTAGAGGAAGTTTCTAAAGAAATAAAAGAAGTTAAATACATTGAATTTTCAAGGAACTTTGGACATCAATGTGCTGTAAAGGCGGGAATGGATTTTGCCAAAGGAAATGCCGTTGTTTCTATGGATGCGGATATGCAGCATCCTCCCAGATTGATTCCCAAAATGATAAAAAAATGGGAAGAAGGCTATGATATAGTTTATACCATAAGAGCTTATCCTAAAGAAATTTCTTTTTTCAAAAAAACAACTTCCAAATGGTTTTATAACTTTTTATCCAAAATATCGGATATTGATTTAACTAAAGGTGGTGGTTCTGATTTCAGATTGATGGACGCTTCCGTTATTGATATTATCCGAAATGTAAAAGAAGAGGATCTTTTTTTAAGAGGGTGGACGAATTGGGTTGGTTTTAAACAAACGGGCGTAAGTTTTGTTGCAGCTGAAAGATTATCGGGAGAAAGCAGCTACAATCTAAAGAAAATGATTAGTTTCGCGTTTACAGGAATAACATCATTTAGTATAAAACCGCTTTATTTGGCGGCTTATTTAGGTTTTTTCTTTTCCATATTGGCGGTATTCATTTATATACCTTATGTGGTGTATGCATTTTGGTCAGATACGGAAATTTCTGGTTGGGCATCTCTAATTATGACAATGGTCTTTTTTGGTGGGGTTCAGCTTATTATTCTTGGAATAATGGGGATTTATCTAGGGAAGATTTTTAAACAAGTTAAAGAACGCCCCAATTATATTATTAGAACAAAAAACTTTTAA
- a CDS encoding glycosyltransferase family 4 protein, whose amino-acid sequence MKIAFDAKRFFHNTSGLGNYSRDLVRILASEFSQYQYYLLAEKRSERGKDILTLPNVTFKEISKGFLARQRQMGTDAQNLKANIFHGLSGELPLIWNDRTIKKVVTIHDLIFLRYPQFYSFFDRKIHFWKFKKAAQQADVIIAISEQTKRDIIKYLNVSESKIKVVYQGCHKAFKNPLSSSELTKIALKYQLPKRFLLNVGTIEERKNLLNVIKALDGTNIPLVVVGRKTKYQKEIDKILAQTKVEVRFLENVSMEELAGIYQLADIFIYPSLFEGFGIPVIEALYSGTPVITSNISSMPEAGGPDSTYINPQNIPDIKSKILFLWNNEAERKRRSEKGLDYVQRFNDENIAADLMKVYKEVLS is encoded by the coding sequence ATGAAAATAGCCTTCGATGCCAAAAGATTTTTTCATAATACCTCAGGTCTAGGGAACTATTCTAGAGATTTGGTAAGAATTTTGGCTTCAGAATTTTCGCAATATCAATACTATCTTTTAGCTGAAAAAAGAAGTGAAAGAGGAAAAGATATTTTAACATTACCCAATGTTACTTTTAAAGAAATATCCAAAGGATTTTTAGCGAGGCAAAGGCAAATGGGAACTGATGCTCAGAATTTAAAAGCCAATATCTTTCACGGACTTTCTGGAGAACTCCCTCTGATATGGAATGATAGAACAATTAAAAAAGTGGTAACTATTCATGATTTAATTTTCTTGCGTTACCCTCAGTTTTATTCTTTCTTTGACAGGAAAATTCATTTTTGGAAATTTAAAAAGGCTGCTCAACAAGCAGATGTTATCATTGCCATTTCGGAACAAACAAAAAGAGACATTATTAAATACCTAAATGTTTCGGAAAGTAAGATAAAAGTGGTTTATCAAGGCTGCCATAAAGCTTTTAAGAACCCACTAAGCTCCAGCGAGCTTACTAAAATTGCTTTAAAATATCAGCTACCAAAGCGTTTTTTACTAAATGTTGGTACCATAGAAGAAAGGAAAAATTTACTCAATGTAATCAAAGCTTTAGATGGTACAAATATCCCTTTAGTGGTAGTGGGACGAAAAACAAAATATCAAAAAGAAATTGATAAAATTCTAGCTCAAACCAAAGTAGAAGTCCGTTTTTTAGAAAATGTATCTATGGAGGAACTGGCAGGGATTTATCAGTTGGCAGATATATTTATTTATCCCAGCCTTTTTGAAGGATTTGGTATTCCTGTTATAGAGGCTTTATATTCAGGCACTCCTGTTATTACGAGTAATATAAGTAGTATGCCCGAAGCTGGTGGTCCAGATTCTACTTATATCAATCCACAGAATATACCAGATATTAAATCCAAAATCCTATTTTTATGGAATAATGAAGCGGAAAGAAAACGCCGTTCAGAAAAAGGATTAGACTATGTGCAGAGGTTTAATGATGAAAATATAGCTGCCGATTTAATGAAAGTCTATAAGGAGGTACTAAGTTAA
- a CDS encoding 2,3,4,5-tetrahydropyridine-2,6-dicarboxylate N-succinyltransferase, with product MSLQQTIENLWENRGLLQNEENQKVIREVIAKLDKGELRVAEPTADGWQVNEWVKKAVVMYFPIQKMETIEVGPFEFHDKMPLKRNYAEKGVRVVPHAVAREGAYIASGVIMMPSYVNIGAYVDSGTMVDTWATVGSCAQIGKNVHLSGGVGIGGVLEPLQAAPVIIEDDVFVGSRCIVVEGVHVEKEAVLGANVVLTSSTKIIDVTGEQPIEYKGRVPARSVVIPGSLTKKFPAGEYQVPCALIIGKRKESTDKKTSLNDALRENNVAV from the coding sequence ATGTCATTACAACAAACAATAGAAAATCTTTGGGAGAACAGAGGTTTATTACAAAATGAAGAAAATCAAAAAGTAATTAGAGAAGTTATTGCTAAACTAGACAAGGGAGAACTTCGTGTAGCTGAGCCTACGGCTGACGGTTGGCAAGTAAACGAATGGGTGAAAAAGGCGGTAGTAATGTATTTCCCTATTCAAAAAATGGAAACTATCGAAGTAGGACCTTTTGAATTTCATGATAAAATGCCTTTGAAAAGAAACTACGCTGAAAAAGGGGTAAGAGTAGTGCCTCACGCGGTGGCTAGAGAAGGGGCTTATATAGCATCTGGGGTTATTATGATGCCATCTTATGTAAATATTGGGGCGTATGTAGATAGTGGTACTATGGTAGATACTTGGGCTACGGTAGGAAGTTGTGCTCAGATAGGTAAAAATGTACATCTAAGTGGTGGTGTTGGTATTGGTGGTGTTTTAGAGCCATTACAAGCGGCCCCTGTAATCATAGAAGACGATGTCTTTGTTGGGTCTAGATGCATTGTGGTAGAAGGTGTACATGTTGAAAAAGAAGCTGTTTTAGGTGCTAATGTGGTATTAACAAGTTCTACTAAGATTATAGATGTAACAGGAGAACAGCCAATTGAATATAAAGGGAGAGTACCAGCTCGTTCAGTAGTAATTCCAGGAAGTCTTACTAAAAAATTCCCTGCAGGAGAGTATCAAGTACCTTGTGCTTTAATTATCGGTAAGAGAAAAGAATCAACAGATAAGAAAACCTCTCTTAACGATGCTTTAAGAGAGAATAATGTAGCGGTATAG
- a CDS encoding glutaminyl-peptide cyclotransferase, translated as MKKNIIVACLGLMLLASCNKDKEILNTLNEYNLSMEEKGYHFGDAIKLPEEVTKNAETISISFGDKEISDLKVTPEVFSLGDNEVSFVIKTKSGETLTQDATIYVFAKNPEQNLSYTIVNEYPHSTENFVQGFQLEGNTIYESDGQNGSSRILKYNLGSVTPLAVTPQSNEIFSEGSTIVGDKVYQLTWQNKKGFIYDKASLKLLSEFPYPGAIGEGWGLTYDGKNLILSDGTKNLYFLNPNNPSEITKQIAVAGNTQAYDRLNELEYHQGFIYANVWQQPYILKINPNTGEVVGKFDFSEIAKKHTAGEDDVLNGIAFKGENMLVTGKNWDKIYEVKIK; from the coding sequence ATGAAAAAAAATATTATTGTGGCTTGTTTAGGCTTAATGCTTTTAGCCTCTTGTAATAAAGATAAAGAGATATTAAATACACTTAATGAGTATAACCTTTCTATGGAAGAAAAAGGGTATCATTTCGGTGATGCTATTAAACTTCCAGAAGAGGTTACCAAAAACGCTGAAACAATAAGTATTAGTTTTGGAGATAAGGAAATATCAGACCTTAAGGTTACGCCTGAAGTTTTTAGCCTAGGTGATAACGAGGTATCTTTTGTTATTAAAACTAAAAGTGGAGAAACATTAACTCAAGACGCCACTATCTATGTTTTTGCTAAAAATCCAGAACAAAATTTAAGCTATACTATCGTGAACGAATATCCGCATAGTACCGAAAACTTCGTACAAGGATTTCAGTTAGAGGGTAATACCATTTACGAAAGTGATGGGCAAAATGGCAGTTCTAGAATCTTAAAATATAATTTAGGAAGTGTAACACCTTTGGCGGTAACACCACAGTCTAATGAAATTTTCTCGGAAGGTTCTACGATTGTGGGCGATAAAGTTTATCAACTTACTTGGCAAAACAAGAAAGGGTTTATTTATGATAAGGCTAGTCTAAAACTTTTATCAGAATTCCCTTATCCTGGTGCAATAGGCGAGGGGTGGGGACTTACCTATGATGGTAAAAATCTTATTTTATCAGATGGAACAAAAAATCTCTATTTCTTAAACCCTAATAACCCGTCTGAAATTACTAAACAGATTGCCGTAGCAGGAAACACCCAAGCTTATGACCGACTTAATGAACTAGAGTATCATCAAGGATTTATTTACGCTAATGTATGGCAACAACCGTATATACTGAAAATCAATCCAAACACAGGGGAAGTGGTAGGGAAATTTGATTTTTCGGAGATAGCTAAAAAACATACTGCAGGGGAAGATGATGTCTTAAATGGTATTGCCTTCAAAGGTGAAAATATGCTAGTTACAGGGAAAAATTGGGATAAAATCTACGAGGTTAAGATTAAATAA